ATTGTAAAATTCTGCCATACAACTGTAAGGTCCAATATATTCAATCACATAAAACCTGAGGTTGCATTATTCTAAGACTTAATCAAATAACTTAATCAAATAATAACAGTAAGTTTGCAGTTAGCCAAACTGGAGGTGGTGGGAGCTTAGGGAGCCAAATGCCAATTGTATTATGTCTGAGTTCATATTATTATGGGGTTCATCATCATGAGTTATTTTCTGTAGTCCAACCAACAGATATCAGCCCTGCATGAATGGCAATAAAGGTTGTTGTAAGTGccatagtgaaaatgaaaaggaagtgaAAACGCAGAGCTAGAAAAGAGACATCTCAAAGGACAAGTCTTGGGAGGACTTGGCAAGGCTAAGGAGGCAAGGCTAAGGAATAAATCAAAGATACTACTGGATCACTTTAAGAATGACAATAGTGGACTTGCCTGGTGAGTCAGttgttaagattctgcacttacACTGCAGGTGGCCTGAGTTCAAttcttggtcggggaactaaggccAAAAAgcgggggtagggtggggggtgagggtattaaaaaaaaaaatgacaatggtgacagaaaaggcagaggtagaAGCAGTTTCATTCCATCATTTTGGTTGGTAAAGGGATAAGAAGGGAGGTCTAAGTTGATTTTAAATATGTTGATTTCAAGCTAACAGAAAACTCAGATGAAtaggtactttaaaaatataggaCTTGAATATAAGGTCAGGGTTCTGACACAATGGTAATTATGGACAGAACTGAAAGTAAACAGTCTAGAAATgctttcagaaggaaaaacattcaGTAAGAATCATTAGAGGAAGAATTAGAAGTAGAAGAACCACATTAACATAAAAGCTAACATTTGAAGTTTATAGTATCTTTTCACATACATATTTAATGGAACCCTTGAGAGGTGGGAGTTTCAagttgatttattcattcataaatatttattaagtgctacTGAGAATAGGAGGGCGAATCAGTCACAGTTCTTGCCCTTAATGAGTTTCTAATCCAATGGGAGAAGCAgacatgtaaagtaattagggGCTCTGATTCCAACACTAACAATACTGTTTAGTAATTGGCTATTTACTTTCCAGTCTCCATTACAGGAAAATCACATGAGGCTAAGCGATAGTATGTGTCACTCTTCTATCTCCAAAGCCTAACAAAAGATCTAACTCATAGGCACTCAAGAAATATTCTaaatgaactgaatgaaaaacAGGAGTATCTCAACAATGATGAGCATTATTTTCTGGCAGAGAATGTGTGTGGGGAgagtaaaatattagaaaatatgggTAAAGTTGGCTGGAGAGATCAGATTTTGGAAAACCTTATATGCCAAGGAATTTATAGATGGCAGTATTGGGGATTCAGAGAATTTAATACATGGGAATGATACAATCACATTTGTGTTTTGGAAAGACAGCTTCGGAGTGTACTGGATAGACTAGAGTGGGTAGAGGTTATAGGAAGGGAACTGTTTAGTACTTTAATACAATGGATCAGTGCTTTCTAAACTTAAAACATATTTACGTGTGCATACAGAATGGGAAGCCAACAGAAGAGCAAAGTGCTTTGATCTGTATTCAAGGCCCTGGCTCTGTTCAGTAAATGCTCcaggagaaaaacataaaacaggggGTATCTAGTAGAAACTTCACAAAtggacattttcttctttctttcctctcagtaTCATGTTTAAAAAAGAGCCAATGGATAAATCTTGAGGATATAAAGTAGGGAATGAAACAGGCCctcaagagacagaaaaggagggaATGAAGAACAGGAGAGCTTGTttggctgagggcaggaggacaaacAACTTCTCTTGAGATGAAGGCAGACTATTTGAAGACATACCTGAACTAGTACAGTGGAGGCAAGTCAAGAAGAGTTTATATTTAAATGGGAGAACGCAGAAGCTGGGGTGCTAGACTGAGATTTTAAATCTTCATCAGGATTAGATGGAAAATAAAAGGGCTCTTGAGGCTTTAATATATTCACTTGCAATGGCTGCAATAGTGGTTTTGAAAACATCCTCCTAGTAGCACTAGGCAACATGGGAAGGGCAAAGCATGAGAACCTTGGATTCATCCTAGGAACTGGCAGGATAGGCAGGGcctaaagaaaggaggaaggtgaTTGAAGAAAGCTCTTGAAAAGGTCCCTGAAGTGAATGACTACAAAGTATAGGTTAGGAAGAGAAGTCGTCAACTCAGGAAGCTGACAGTGAGAAGAACTGATGTATTTAAAACCTTGCTGAGATCAGAAAGTCATTTCTGTCAACCTAACTAGccttcattcttttgcttttgcCAACAAATAAAGTCAATTTCGTTTTCTTGTGTTAACCATCTTGACTACAgttcaagtgaaaaaaatttttgattatTTAATACACAACTCTTTGCCAAGCATTTCTGTCACACTGAAAAGCaagataaaaatgacaaaagaatcATGAGTTGTACCAGGCCAAAATTAATTTGATTAGGTAAGGAATAACCTACCTAAGCAATCTTTATACTTACAGGTAATTTGTCGATACAGTTAGCATTAGATCTTTCTGAGTAATCCAGTTTAAGTTATAGGTtcataaaaataaagttcaaacaTCTGTAGGGTAGCACAAATATGATTTTCAGAAGAGGCTTCCTTGGATCAATTAAAATGGAAGATTCAAATTTTAAGTTAGTAAAGGCAATACCcaactttttcaaaaaaagacTTAGGTTGAGTGCTTTGGTGAGTCTCTTTCACACAAGTATATGGTAATTTGACCTGACATAACATATTGCACAACAAATCAAGCAAAATGTAATGTTACTGAGAAAGACAAACTTTGGGATGTCAGTGACACCTCTTACTACAGAAACTAGAGTCTCTTTTTCTTCATAGCTCTTGGGCCACAAGATTGCTCCAGGAGCTTAgggtttaaaatgaaacaaagggaTAGTCATGGTTAAAGCACTATAAAGCTAATTGTGCCTGAGTCTAGCCTTTGAATACTCTGGCTCTCAGGttaactcttttctttcctttaatcatAGAGATTAAAGATGCCTACTTCCTTTTTCCATTCAAGCAACTGATTGCCTTGTGGCGGGGCAggcgggggtggcggggagggggttAGTGATGTGTGTGggaaggaaaaggtcagttccCCCAGCTTTTCACTTGAGGTGAGCCAACAACTCTTTTATGGTTTTTACTACAAGGAAAGGTTTAAAGACTCCTTCCTAAAATACTTTCTGCatgtaccttttcttttttcccaaatgGAAAGACACCGCTATAACCAGACACTAGTTTTGAGGCGGGAgttatattagggcttccctgttggctcagtgggaaggaatctgcttgcaacgcaggaaatgcaggagactcaggtttgatccctgggtcaggaagatcccttgaagaggaaatggcaagccactccagtattcttgcctggaaaatttcatgggcagagaagcctggcaggctacaacccctagacttgcaaagagtcaagacatgacagAGCACTGAGCACGTGTCTGTGTAGCAAGTTACATTAGAAGGAAAAAGGTATCTGGGCTAGTGTGTAAACTTCATTCAGTGAAGACTCCTTGGTTAAAACAGCAGAATTTGCTGGatagggaggaaggaaaaaacgAGTTGAAACAAAGGGCCAGAATGCTGACTCTCACGGTCAGCTTCTGCATGGAAGTAAGGGAATTTCCAGGGAGGAGAATGAGTTATTCTAAGCAATGACAtttaggaagaaagaagagtTCCTGTGATCTTTGGGCCAGTGAGCTATAGAAACTGGTCCCAAGTAGTTGATGGCTCAGAAATGGGGTAGATGAATTGTGAACTGCCCATGTAGTACAGTTAGGAAGTATGTGGATAAAAGTTCCTGGAAGCTGAAGTCTTCTTTTATTGACAGAATCTACACATGTGAGGCAGAGTTGGCCACAAGGTCCCAACATAGCACATTCTGACATTCAAATTAGACTTATTTAAATGTGGCTCCTTTTGATTCCTACAACTTTGTACTATGATGATTATCTGTACATAGGGATTCTAAATTGAAACAACTTTACTCACATAGTCATCATCACTCAATTTTTGGAGACTAACAGCTTggtccaatttttttaaaaggtaataggctaaaagacaaaaaaagtcaACTAAGTATCAGGCCTAGTCGAGAATGGCTTAACATTACTCATTCTCTTCTTTGAACATTTTACTCAAGTGTTTTATTAGAGCTACTAGCTCGGGGTTCCCACCACGAGCATCAATTTGTTTATAGGCTTTAGATTCAAGCTCTTTAAGAGTATTCCGAGTGTATTCGAAGGAACCTACATTCTCAAGGTAATGTacacagtattttttaatatctatgtTTTCGGTTCTCTGGCGCAAGATATTCTGCACCTGGGTGCTTTCCGGCCTCGACCAGATAGCATGAATAGTAGGGAATGAGAACTTTCCCTCTGTTAGATCTTCACAAAAGCTTTTGTTTTCACTGTATTCTTTGGAGTGTAGATTAGCGTAATCATCCCTGATTTGGAAAAAGAGCCCAAGTGTATCAAGTAGTGGTTTTAAATCTTCTTTGTAATCAGAGAACAACTGCATGAGACCTACTGCTAATCCAAATAGTCCACCTGTCTTTTGCAGCACCATTGCTTTATATTCTTCTTCAGTGGGACAAGTGTAATTATCCCTCCAGTAGATATCTAGGCCTTGTCCCTGATGGAGTTCTAAAAGCTGGCGGGTAAAGAGCTTTACTGCATCCGGGTGATCGAGGGTTAAGACTTTCTCTAGGCcaagaaaatatacataatttgCAGAATTGATGACAGATGGAATTCCATAGATACTGTGTGCCACTGGAAAGCCACGTCGGAGTTTTGAGTTGTCTTCAATATCATCGATGAGTAAACTGGCATTATGCAACATTTCTGTCACTTCAATGATGATCTAGTAAAAAATACAAttggaaaatttcattttatttgaattattcaACAGAGCTTATCAATACTTATTATATAACAGATTATCAGTGTCAGGTATCTTAGTTTTTGCAATTAATTACTATCTAGAGACCTCAATAGAAATAGTGTATGATCATTAAACTGAGTTAAGAGCTAAGAGTATTTTTACATCTATCTATTAATTTCTTGGGATTAAGAATGAGGTTAGagaaactttcctggtggtccagtggttaagaatatttCAATTCAGGATACGTGTgctcagttcctggtcagggaactaggatcccacatgatgcggggcaactaagcctatgccacaactggagagaccACATTCTGCAGCAAAGatgctgtgtgccacaaccaagacccgatgcacccaaaaataaataaatactaaaaaaaaatggaagttatAATCGCCTAAATACCTGTAGCTTGTCTTCTGGAACTTTTAGCCAATGATTAAACGCCTGTGAAAGTTTGGTTCTTACTTGTTTACCTGCATTTAAAGAATACAATTTGGCAATAAATTAATACTTTAATTATAAGAAACACATTCACAAACTTCTAAAACTAGTAAGACTTGATAAATCCAGCCCCACCAATCCATTACCTACTATAGAGCTTAACTTCTACTGCTGGGTCCCTACTGCCAAAACTCATATCCTAAAGACacataaccttttaaaattaaggCAGGTGAAAGAGATTTATAGTACTCCAGTGGCCCATCACTGAGCCCACTCCTTTCATCTTAACTTATATCAACAATTTTGAAATGGAATGACTTTTAAGGAATTATGATCTAATTCATTCCTTTCTTGAAAAGGGAGACAGTCTAGTTAGTGGCAGTTAATTAGCCTATTTCACAGACTACaggtatttatttaattgaaatatagtggATTTATAATGTGTTACCTTTCtactgtactgcaaagtgattattatacatatatatattctcttttttaatattcttttccattatggtttatcataggatactgaatatagttccctgagctatataccaggaccttgttgtttatccatccctTACATAACTATAGGTATTTCTAAGTAAAGGTACTTTGCTACTGAATTACCTTATAAAATGACCTCTTAAAATTATCTACCTTTCCTTTAAGATTTTAGAGACTGGACAGCTCTGTTTCTTTTCAAGCAAAAAGTAAGATTACCATCCCATGAAGTATTCTTTTTTAACATCTTGAACTTAGTCAaaagttaatttctttattttgactAGGGCCTTTAGTTTTTcaatattatctttttctttttctttcacacgcaTTTTATTCAAAACTCTTTCTCACCAGTGTCCCCAGGTAAGAACTGATGCTAGGCAAGGACTTTCTTAACCTTTACTCAAATTCCATTCTGAAATGTATCACTTCCCATTGGGCTCAAATCTGATCAAACTCTGAAAGTCAAGACCCCTGATAGCTCTCTTTTCTGCATTCTTTGATATGTATAATAGggcaacagcatattaaaaagctgagacatcactttgcccacaaaggtccacatagtcaaagctatggttcctCCAGcagtcatgcacggatgtgagagttgtaccacaAAGAAGGCCGAACGCCCAAGAACTGATGCTCCAGAACTGTGGTAGTGGAGAAGACTCCCGAGAGTCCCCCGAACTGTAAGGAAAtcaaagcagttcagttcaggcactcagtcgtgtccgactctttggaccacagcacaccaggcctccctgtccatcaagtcggtgatgtcatccaaccatctcatcctctgtcctccttttctcctcctgctctcaatctttcccagcatcagggtcttttccaatgagtcagctcatggcatcaggtggccaaagtactggagtttcagcttcaacatcagtccttccaatgaacacccaggactgatctcctttaggatggagtggttggatctccttgcagtccaagggactctcaagagtcttctccaacaccacagctcaaaagcatcaattctacggtgctcagccttctccatACTCCAAATcccacatccgtacatgaccactggaaaaaccataacctcgactagacggaccctcgttggcaaagtaacatctctgccccgccaatatgctgtctaggttggtcaaaactttccttccaaggagtatgaatcttttaatttcatggctggagtcaccatctgcaatgattttggagcccagaaaataaagtcagccactgtttccactgtttccccatctatttgccatgaagtgatgggaccggatgccatgatcttagctttctgaatgttgagctttaagccaacttcttcactctcctctttcactttcatcaagaggctctttagttcttcacttttatctttttcttacacAGAAAGCTCAAGAGAGGTCTTTGGTTAATAGTCACCTGTAGAAGCTGTTTAGCCCAGATATAAAGGAATGGTAGCTAAAAACCACAATCAGTTcatttaatgaaaatgttctatgaGCTTCCTGCTAAAGTGAATGGACAGTAACATCCTAATTTCAGATTAGGCTTCAGGGAAATAGTTACATAAAAAGTTTCAGTAAACAAAACAGTATTTTCTGAGTCCTATCTGTTTTTCTCTGCACCAATCATCCAAACAAGTGGATACATACACCCTCATCACATACCCAAATGGAAAAAAGTTTCACTTTCTGTGAGAAGTCTAAAAGGGAAGGCTCTCTTAGAGTTCTGGAAGTAGTATCCTCTATTAACCCTTAAGGTGAACATGGTCTGAGTAGCAATTATACCCCTAACTTCTGATGTATTTTCCAGTTTGACAAAGGTCAATCTGGGCTACAACGAGAATGCACAATTGTGCAAAGAAACTTGATCACTTTAAAAAACCaagcttcaaaaaaaaagaaaaacaaaacaaaacaaaacaaaaacaacaaccaagcTTCATTTTCATTAGAAAATGAACAGAGCAATGTACAGTCacatttctgctttcatttcagaATGTATTTGGAAAACAGTCAAATGAAGGGCTTAATTTACACATACTCAAGTTTTGTTTTCAGGTTTTAATATTACAATAATGACTATTTCCTCTTTAAGACCATAACATTACTGACTCCCTTTCTGCACGCTTACTTCTTCCTCAGCTTCCAACCGCAAAGGCCTGGGGACCTACACTTCTGCAcaggtaaataaacaaatataaatacaagTCATTCTATTAATACTTCACTAATTTCAGAAATCCTAATGTCAACAATTATTATTACAACCTTTTATTAGTAAGAGTAAGGTTACAATAAGTGGTCTCACCCACCTTTAAGTCACTTTAGTAACTCTGAAGCtctctgtgaaaaatactttaTGCATAACATAGTTTCCTATTTCTTTAGGAAAatcttttcagattatattcTACCATGAATGCAAGAgtgtatttgattaaaaaaaaaagacaggatagctcagttcagctcagttcagtcgctcagtcatatccgactctttgcaaccccatgaatcacagcacgccaggcatccctgtccatcaccaactcccggagtttactcaaactcatgtccatcgagtcggtgatgccatccagccatctcatcctctgtcgtccccttctcttcctgccctcaatccctcctagcatcagggtcttttccaatgagtcaactctttgcatgagatggccaaagtactggagtttcagcttcagcatcagtccttccagtgaacacacaggactgatcgcctttaggatggactggttggatctccttgcagtccaagggactctcaagagtcttctccaacaccacagttcaaaggcatcaattcttcggtgctcagctttcttcacagtccagctctcacatccataaatgaccactggaaaaaccatagccttgactacttactttgttggcaaagtaatgtctctgctttttaatatgctgtctaggttggtcataactttccttccaaggagtaagcgttttttaatttcacagctgcaatcaccatctgcagttattttggagccccaaaaaataaagtctgacactgcttccactgtctccccatctatttgccatgaagtgatgggaccagatgccatgatattagttttcggaatgttgagctttaagccaactttttcactctcctctttcaccttcatcaagaggctttttagttcctcttcactttctgccataagggtggtgtcatctgcatatctgaggttattgatacttctcccggcaatcttgattccagtttgtgcttcttccagcccagcgtttctcatgatgtactctgcatataagttaaataagcagggtgacaatatacagccttgacgtactccttttcctatttggaaccagtctgttgttccatgtccagttctaactgttgcttcctgacctgcatacaggtttctcaagaggtgggtcatgtggtctggtattcccatctcttccagaattttccacaggttattgtgatccacatagtcaaaggctttggcatagtcaataaagcagaaagatgtttttctggaactctcttgcttttttgatgatccagccgatattggcaatttgatctctgattcctctgtcttttctaaaaccagcttgaacatcgttggaagttcacagttcacgggATAGCTGTGAGTCTTAAATGAGTCTTAAATATGTTATCTAAAGGCCTAAAACATTTCTTCTGAATAATGAGGATTAAAACAAAGCTACTGAAGTAGTTCATTAGGTAGATaagcattattattaaaatgtaattacAGGCAGTTCTTGCTTTGTACAGTAGTGGAGTGGGAGACACTGGGTGATGCTAGTTAAGATTCTTATCATCACTGATAACTGGCATATTTTACGGTAGCCCAGTTCCAACCAGTGTTTGCCAGCTTATAACAAAATAAGCCCAGCAACAGGCGGGGAGAGTTCAGGAGCAACAGTGTGACCTTTCTCAAATCGAGACCCTAACATAAGTGAAGCTACTGGCAGCTGAATAAATGTCACCCAAAAGCAGGCTCTTGGCTTTTTCTTGAACAGTTGGCAatgttcccttgctttctccacttGTCTCTCCCCCATGCTTCTGAAGCATTGACATTAGCAAGTGTGTCTCCATTACGGTCTGCTAGAGTAGAAATATCACTCATCACGATGGTTTCCAAGGTGGAGGTAGAGCTACCACTCTTCTGGCTTAGGACAACCACACTTACCCTCCCCCGGCtcataaagaatagaaatgccCTAATTCCCACTGAGGTATGCTCATCAAGAAAAGTGTGcgctttattcattttaaaatgtttatttatttttggctgtgccgggtctttgttgctgcgtgagctgttctccagttgtggtgagtgggggctactctagttatggtgtgcgggcttctcactgtgttgACCCCTCCTgctgctgagcatgggctctcggCCACgagggcttcaggagctgcagttacagcacaggctcaatggttctggcacatgggcttagctgctctgcggcagtCAGttatcttcctagatcagggatcgagcccacatctcctgcactggcaagtggattctttaccactgagcaccagggaagcccaagtgtgcACTctggaacagaaataaaaagtctTAACTGTGACTAAGTTGAGGTCATCACTACACTATAGCTGAGACACAGTGTGAGCTAAATACATCTTCCTATGGTTGTCAACTtatcaccttattttttttttggccacactgcacggCTTGTGGGATGTCAGGGAGTAAACCCAgggccttggcagtgaaagtgcagaatccCAACGGcgggattgccagggaattcccaactttTCACCTGTGAGTAACTGgtttgaatttttattgagaAGCCACATTTATCAAATGCATACATTTTTACTTGCTACTATCACTTCTCAGAaaagctaaggaaaaaaaattagcaaaataaaacacacacatatatatgattaaGCCGTGTCCAAGTGACTCATCTTT
The genomic region above belongs to Cervus canadensis isolate Bull #8, Minnesota chromosome 8, ASM1932006v1, whole genome shotgun sequence and contains:
- the GGPS1 gene encoding geranylgeranyl pyrophosphate synthase isoform X2 — protein: MLHNASLLIDDIEDNSKLRRGFPVAHSIYGIPSVINSANYVYFLGLEKVLTLDHPDAVKLFTRQLLELHQGQGLDIYWRDNYTCPTEEEYKAMVLQKTGGLFGLAVGLMQLFSDYKEDLKPLLDTLGLFFQIRDDYANLHSKEYSENKSFCEDLTEGKFSFPTIHAIWSRPESTQVQNILRQRTENIDIKKYCVHYLENVGSFEYTRNTLKELESKAYKQIDARGGNPELVALIKHLSKMFKEENE
- the GGPS1 gene encoding geranylgeranyl pyrophosphate synthase isoform X1 — protein: MEKTQETVQRILLEPYKYLLQLPGKQVRTKLSQAFNHWLKVPEDKLQIIIEVTEMLHNASLLIDDIEDNSKLRRGFPVAHSIYGIPSVINSANYVYFLGLEKVLTLDHPDAVKLFTRQLLELHQGQGLDIYWRDNYTCPTEEEYKAMVLQKTGGLFGLAVGLMQLFSDYKEDLKPLLDTLGLFFQIRDDYANLHSKEYSENKSFCEDLTEGKFSFPTIHAIWSRPESTQVQNILRQRTENIDIKKYCVHYLENVGSFEYTRNTLKELESKAYKQIDARGGNPELVALIKHLSKMFKEENE